The Gouania willdenowi chromosome 14, fGouWil2.1, whole genome shotgun sequence nucleotide sequence aaaagataatatttattcttctGTTTCAGCTGTTAAGTCTCTTGCCTAAGGTCTGCATATGAACTTCTTCTGCACAAAAACTGCAGAGGAGGAAACAGAGAAGCAGATTACAGGAGGAGAAGCAGGACGGGGACAGTTCAGGTTGAACGGGCTCACCCGTGATATAAAATATGGCACTTGCCGTTATATTTTAAAGTTTGACACATATACAGTTACTGTAAGGCAGttgttttgatgaaaaatgaaaCCTTAAGGGGCCGAGTTGCTTACTTTGAACAGTTTCCTGTGATGTATGACTATACAACATTTATGTACACAAAttctttggtttaaaaattATAGTCTTCTTTGAAAGTGCATCTACAACGTACACACTGAAtgctgttgattttttttttctttttttctccacattttcatTACCGTCATCTATACATTACTTTAAAATCTGTGCATCAAATAAACAAGATGTGGTTTTAGATGCACTTAAAACTCTGGAGGAGGATTGTGAAGGAAAATGTACACATTTCATCATAAACAGACACTTTTCTCCGGTTGTTTGAGCATAATTATAGAAAAGGACACATTTCAAATACATCTGTAATAACAATATATCACAGTTAGAAACCACAATGACACTTAATTACAAAATATATCTTTTAAATGTCTTCAATATCCCTCATGTGGCAGCTGCTCATTGTTagtttattattcattttttttccgtTTGTGTGTATTGTCACATAATGTTCCATTAGGCACCCTGAGATGGAAATAGAGATACAAACAGTACCTTCTCAACAATCTAAAGTGTCAGAGACTTGTTTCACATCAGAGGAATAGGATGCCTGCACGCACcatcaaaaaaacataaaaacaaaattacaaatgtgCTTTGCTTGCTTTATTTCCACAGTGAAAACATCAAATCGTGTCCCAAAGGaattttttgaatgaaaaaaaaaaatctaaaacaacCTGAACATCATGTGATGTATGAGGTAGAGGAACCTGAACCCGAtcaatgtttacaaacatttgttttcatttcctcGCCAACACTTGAGACAGTAATATAGTCTGACTTTGTCATTTTCAGTTATTATTTAGTCCAAGGAGCAGCTTCTCTCTCAGTAAACATGTCATCTTCAGTCATAGATGAATTATGGAGAGCTCAGAATGCTTGATATCTTGCTGGATATCTTCAACATGACATTTATTGGGTCTGGGTCTGCTATCGGCCATCAACAACTCATGCTGGTGCTCTTAGCTGTTTGTCAATCGCTACGCCCAGGCTACTTTAAATGGATTGTATACAGTCAGTAGTAGGCACCTTGGTATTGTGTGTGTAACTCTGTTTAACCATGCTGTGCAAAATGGTCTCAGAATGTAGAAAAGCAAATAGATTATCCTATTGTGTACCCATTGGAAAACAGTTGATTGATATGGAAAATGTTGCCTATAGTAAACAGATCGGTCGTGGCAATTTTGACGCTGATGACGAGCTTTTACATACTTTCTTTTACTGTTCATTTATCAAATCATGGACACAGGAAAGGTAAACATGCCACCATTTGACTAACGACGCTTGACTAAtgaacaatacaaaaaatagcCATTTATCGAGTTTTTGGCAACCTGATCCTGACTTAAGCGACTATAGTTGCGTAAGTCGCCCGTGACGAGTCTCTTGAACATAGTCACGCTTTTTGATCGCTTCATTGCTAATTTCAAAGCCTGTTTCCGGctcaattttcattttcaaataaaacatggCTGATCCTACCAGGATTGTGACACTGTACTTGTTGCACATAATCCAGAAATGCCAGAAGACTAGAggcagtattttatttaatattattgcGATCTCTGGAGAAACATGGAGGTGCTCCTTTTAACAGACACGTGATGACTGGGGAGCTAATGTACAGAGAAACTCATTGCCGATTGGATGTCGCGACAGCATCACTTGAAGTTGCTTGAGAAGttcaaaatgttcaactttGAGCAACTTCCAGCAACTCAGATTGCTCAGTCGCTGAAATTGCGTGAGTCGTGTCGCTTTAAGGGAGGTACCTTGAcgttgtcatttacattgattttgaatgtaatctagtcgccagagtctCTTTCAGAGTGTACGCATGTTAACATTAATGAGTTTGGAGAccatggctgtgttcaaaatcgcatactaacagGATTGTTATTCTTTGTCCTGaagaaaccttaaaaaaaaaaaaaaaactaatttctattcatatttttccaaaaatgattAGTTTGAATGCAACACCGTGTGTGATTCTGCTATTTAGATTGTGTCACTATTGTCCTCTACCTGCAACATCACATGCATGTTGGTCCTGGGATGCTTAAAAACCAAATGTAAAACTTgtactaagttttttttttttgttcattactAAGTTCTTGTTACTTGGTCGTTACAGTGCAAGATGGTCTACCAGGCAGTAAAAATGTTCTGCTTTGGCAACATTCAGGctttactgtataaatattaaaaaaaaaaaaaacatgagccCCTTTATGTTAGAACACTCATGTTTTATACTGCAGCTATAAATCATCAGTAGATCCTAATCTGCTTGCTTATAAGTGAGGCGAGAGGAATCGTTTGAGACTTTTGAAGTTACTAAGAAGAGCTCAGTCTGTAGGAGTGGTACGAGATAATAAAGGATATTGTACTGCTCGTGTATTAATAATGCACCAGTCACGCTGTAAGAGCAATTACAACAAGAAACTGCAATTCATGGCTCAGTTTTTTTAGGTATCCCAACCCTCCAGAGGTAAGGTTGACAAAATCAcgcatgtatatgtatatatatatatatatatatatatatatatatatatatatatatatatatatattaaaaaggaATCAAGTCAGCAATAAAGATTTGCTAAATTTCCTTTTCAAACAATActctttaaaattaaatctgtaaATCTATACATCTGTTCCTGACCTGTACATTGTAAAATAGACTAAACCACAGCCATGACTTTGAGTAGTAGTTACCCGACACTAAAACTGCACATGTGTCTGGATATCTCAGAGAAACGGTGAATAACTTTGGCTCACGGATCCAGATTTCAGTCGTTAACGCGATCTCTTAAGGACTCGTTGTTGTTGAGCGGAGGATGAGGTGACTGCTTGCTTCTCATGCTCCTGCCATCCGTGCCGGCGCGAGAAGTCTCTGTCACAAAAAGCCGAGTCACCCACACAGAGGTGACAATTCGCTTATACTCGTTTCGGAAGTTCCTGTTGAGTAAGCCGTAGATGATGGCATTCAGACAGCTGTTGAAGTACGCCATAAAGTAACTCATCACAAAAAGCCATTCAGGGATACGGGGAATCACGCGAGATGGATCTATTGCCACTGCCAAGCCAATTAGGTTAAGGGGAGCCCAGCAGATGGCAAAGAGAACAAAGACCACAAACATGGTGATGAAATTTCTCAAGTCACTTGGTCGCAGGCGTAGACTCTCTTCTGTCTTCACCTTTCGTCGAacctataaaatataaatgaatacaaataagaaaaaaaacaatgattttctTCTAGATGTATGTGCTTATTCCTGTTTAGTTTTACTTTCTTACAAAAGATGTGAATATCCTATTTCAAAAAAAGAGATGATTAAAAGATTAAAAGTCACTACAGCCTTAAAATGAATACCGCTTGCTTGGCCAGGATTCAACATTCTCTAaacctgtgattttttttgcttAATAACATCAGAATGTAAAATGTCCTCATATGTAGATGAGTGTATATCTTTCCATGAATTAAATGGCATAAAAAAGGCTTTTTATAAGTATTATAGTAAATAATCGCTCAACCTCCACTAagcgccaaatctcctctttgccagatattagcaGTTATCTGAATCAGTGATCATGGTGCCATaatcattcaaactttgaaatgtctatctccattaataactatacagtaggtccaaatgtatggacaacccaatttaaaagggaaaaattcaaataaaatgaacattCCCGAGCCGATCCAAATGAAACTTGGTAGGGTACTTTAAAAACCAAcatgacataactgagtcaaatctTATAAAGATTAATCAGTTACAAACCAAGctatgcattttttaatttcaccaATGTCGAGAGATAAGGATTTTTATCTGCTCTaagatttaatggaatcttccatggcgtaagggtctatctttggtcaaaatttagtcaaaaaccaattaaaaagtacttttcatgtaatcctgctaacagtcaaacaagtaaatatactataaataaattgtataagATTATAACTAAACTCTAAAACAATCATTACTTCCTTGGCTAAGGTAATATTTAATGATAATCAGTCTTACCTGAATCACAAGCACCCAAATGCGTAGATAGCAAAAAGTAACCACTGCTATAGGGACCAGGAAGTGTACCACTACAACCGCCACTGTGTAGGAACTGCTAACATTTTGGGCGAAGGTGCAAGAGTAAACCCGCGGATCATAGCGAAGGGAACCCACGAAGAAGTTTGGAACAATGGCCACCACTGTGAGAAGCCAAATTAAGGCAACAAAGAGCAACGTGTTGCGATAGCTGTACAATCGACTGTAGGAAAAGGAATGACAGATGTAGCAATATCTGTTCACAGCAATTCCAGTGATGTTGAAAATGGATCCAATAACACTGAGTCCCATCAGGAAACCGCTGACCTGAGCAgaaaagggagagagagagtacAGGGTTTCTGTGTGATGGTGTTGTTTCGTCAGCGCACTGGAACATGTTTGCAGTTAGGTCGTCTTACCATGCATTGCGTGTTTCCCAATGCCCATCCATCATGAAACAGAGCATAGAGAACTAGAGGGTAGGGGTAGAAGGCCACCACAAGGTCGGCAAATGCAAGGCTGACCACAAACACATTAcctggagagaaagacacacagATGGATATTTATCAAATCTTTTCTTGTTAGGTTTATTATCGTTACATGTGCCGACTTGTCGCTTTAGTTCTCCTTTTTCTTTCCAAACACATGGGCATACAGATTCCAGTTGTACGTTTCATTTTGGTTCAGGttccatttattcagacatggtttttcaggaatttttttctcctgacatgttttgactgtcaactgtcagtcttcctcaaaggTGATGTGCCTTGATGTGTTCCtacgagtaaaaaaaaaaagcatcaaagcatttcCGGATTTCTTTCATGTGTCCCTAAGAGTTATTTTGAGAACTCGTAGGgatatcacctctgaggaagactggcagttgacagagataacatttcctgaaaaaccttttctgaataaacaaaacctatttttattttgtgggtCATGTACCTTTACTTAAAGATAGTTTTAGGCAGAAATCTTGAAGTTTACATGATGATCCGTATATTTTTATTGCAAGACTTTGTTCAAATATATGTTAAAATTTTTACTACATAAAgaatttttcaaaacaattattttcttattgttttttattgaaatgcATCTAATGTGAGAACAGATTAGACATACAGTTTGTCAATGCGATGAGAAAATACTTGACGTTAGTTGTTTAAGATATGGCCAGATCAAGCTTTGTACATAATTAATAGGGATCTAGATCCCTTATAGATTGATATTCAGTGTGATAtctgttaatgttaaatgttttttagtttttgaaacaCGGAGAGAAACATTCATGTTCCCCTCCAGCACTGTGTTTTTATACTTGTTAGTTTAATGACGGGGAAGCTAAAAAAAATAGCAGGCGGCAATCTAGAAAATAACAGGTGAATAACCTTTCAAAAAACCCCATTGGGAAGGAAAGCGATGCCAATAATTTAAGAGTCTGGGGGGTCTTTTATTTGTAATCTTATCCAACAACATAACAGCAAAGTAAATTTGCTGACATGGCatggtttagtttagttttttccaCATTCCTTAGTCCTAATTTATGAAGAACTATTAGCGACTAACACATTACtgctaagtaaaaaaaaaaaaaagaaaagaaaacacgaATGCTTAAGAATCCTTGCAATGATTTATCTTTACTTGGTACAACAATGAGTAACACCAATGCCATAATGTGGTAAAGGATGTgatctgtcccattctggggtCTTATCTCAGCATAACCAGAGTGTGTATGTTGGCTGCAGGAGCCAAGATTATGAAATGTTGCAAGCATCTACCCCCCAGGTGATTTCCctggcaaaaacaaaagttatttttttttttattattgagcATGGCAGTGGGTGATTTCTAACTGAGTAAAGGGACAAGTGAGACGACCCAGAACTTCAAAGTCCCAAGCCCtattaaaagattaaaaaacttccaaaatctgttgtttttttaaatcgtaaACTAAACAAATACCGTTAGCTGTGCTACTtagacaatgtaaaaaaaaaatagttgatTTGAATCAGTTTGTATAAAATTAACTTGGTTATTTCACAGACAGGATTGTCAGTGTGACTATTTTATTCTCATGGTGTGGCAAGATCTAGCATGTTGGTACAGATTACCTTCATAATCTTTTGAGGTACCTAATCTACCTAAATGTGTTTCAAGTGAACATTTTATGTAACCTGCACCAAATCCTGCTTTAATTTCCTGTAACAGACTACAGTTCTGCTTGAAGTGTTTTAGTGTGATGGCATATTTAAAAGGCAAGGCAAAACAATGCTTGTCGGTATATCCAGTGACacttaacacacaaaaaaagactccCAGAGGTGATAATAAGCAAAGTGGCCAATTTTTGCCTGAATGGTTGCCTCGGGCTAGCTGTCGTTAGACTAACTGTCTAAAAAAATCAGCAACACTGACATAATGCTGACAGTTTAAAAAGGCTTGCTGATGAAATCGAGTTGCAAATCAGCACATTGTCCACTTTCATTGTGCATGGAGTCTGTGCTTAAATCACCTCTTAGCTTATCAGTATGTGAAGACACCTAACCACAACATATCATCAGAAGAAAATACCATTTGCTTTGCTTAGCAGTCAGCACTGACGTGGCTATGATGGCGTCTCCAATGTGTCTCTCCAATACTCTCCAATACGTCTCCAATACTCTCCAAAAACACGTGTTTTTGGAGAGTACGAGGAAATGGAAAAACATG carries:
- the mtnr1bb gene encoding melatonin receptor type 1B-B, whose product is MPDALALIQNRTEPRLGHLERALATEGTARPAWVIAILASVLIFTTVVDVLGNLLVIISVFRNRKLRNSGNVFVVSLAFADLVVAFYPYPLVLYALFHDGWALGNTQCMVSGFLMGLSVIGSIFNITGIAVNRYCYICHSFSYSRLYSYRNTLLFVALIWLLTVVAIVPNFFVGSLRYDPRVYSCTFAQNVSSSYTVAVVVVHFLVPIAVVTFCYLRIWVLVIQVRRKVKTEESLRLRPSDLRNFITMFVVFVLFAICWAPLNLIGLAVAIDPSRVIPRIPEWLFVMSYFMAYFNSCLNAIIYGLLNRNFRNEYKRIVTSVWVTRLFVTETSRAGTDGRSMRSKQSPHPPLNNNESLRDRVND